The sequence below is a genomic window from Terriglobales bacterium.
TGGGCCTGGTGGCGGGCTGCCGCCAGGACATGCAGAACCAGCCGCATATGATCCCTCTGCGGGAGAGCACGTTCTACGCCGACACGCGTTCGGCGCGTCCGCGGGTGGAGGGCACAGTGGCGCGCGGCGAACTGCAGGAGGACGCCTACCTCTCCACCGGCAAGATCGGCGGCAAGGACGGCGACCTCTTTCCCTTCCCCGTCACCCGCGAGGTCATGCAGCGCGGGCGCGAGCGCTACCAGATCTACTGCTCGCCCTGCCACTCCGAGCTGGGAGACGGCAATGGCATGATCGTGCAGCGCGGCCTTCGCCATCCTCCCGACTACACCATCCCGCGGCTGATGAACGCGCCGGTGGGGCACTTCTTCGATGTGATCACCAACGGCTTCGGGGCCATGCCCGACTACAGGGAGCAAGTGCCGGTGCGGGACCGCTGGGCCATCATCGCCTACATCCGGGCGCTGCAGTTGGCGCGACACGCTCCGCTGAGCGACGTCCCGGCCAGCGCGCGGCCCAAGCTGGGGCAGCCCATGCCGGCGCCTTCGCCAGAAGGAGTGGAA
It includes:
- a CDS encoding cytochrome c codes for the protein MAWLGAGLLLGLVAGCRQDMQNQPHMIPLRESTFYADTRSARPRVEGTVARGELQEDAYLSTGKIGGKDGDLFPFPVTREVMQRGRERYQIYCSPCHSELGDGNGMIVQRGLRHPPDYTIPRLMNAPVGHFFDVITNGFGAMPDYREQVPVRDRWAIIAYIRALQLARHAPLSDVPASARPKLGQPMPAPSPEGVEPQ